The genomic DNA CCGTGGACACTGATTGCTTCGACGGCATACGCCGAACACGTCGGTGCATACCGGCATCGTGGACCCAGAAGAGGGGACACCCATCGCTGGTACGCCCTAATTGGCGCAATTGCGGTAGTTCTCAGTACCCGTCGGACAAAGGGGAGAATCATCATCGTCGCTCCCACCTCGCCCATGCTCGCTCAAGGGTTCCGTCGAGGGTTCGCCCCAATTCCTCAGAGCTCTTCCCCAGAGCTTCCCCCGATACCCTGATGACGACGCGCGCGCCGCGCGGCAGATCGTCGATGCGTGAGCGCATGAGGTGACGAAACTGCCTTTTGACGCGGTTGCGTCCGGTGGCCCTCTGAATTTCTCGCTTAGGCACGACGAAACCGACGAGGCGGCTGTCGCTCTCCTCGTCGGTTCTGCAATGCACGACGATCAGCGGATTCCCAACACGTTTTCCTTGACGAAAGGTCTGTCGAAAATCCTCAGGGTCGACCATGCGGTGCGCGCGCGGCAGCACCTGTCTAAATTTCAGGCAGAGAGCTTAGCGCGACCCTTGCGACGACGGTTCGCCAGAATGGCGCGGCCGGCGCGGGTGCTCATGCGCAGACGGA from Schaalia sp. ZJ405 includes the following:
- the rnpA gene encoding ribonuclease P protein component, whose amino-acid sequence is MVDPEDFRQTFRQGKRVGNPLIVVHCRTDEESDSRLVGFVVPKREIQRATGRNRVKRQFRHLMRSRIDDLPRGARVVIRVSGEALGKSSEELGRTLDGTLERAWARWERR
- the rpmH gene encoding 50S ribosomal protein L34 — encoded protein: MTTKRTYQPNNRRRSKVHGFRLRMSTRAGRAILANRRRKGRAKLSA